Proteins encoded within one genomic window of Bradyrhizobium sp. CB1717:
- a CDS encoding HU family DNA-binding protein: MAKKDSAKKAAVPATITLKHLAADIAESQDLSKKHAEAVLTDMVDLITKHLKKGDRVRIVGLGILQVRKRAARTGRNPATGEAIHIKASKKVAFRPVKELKEAI, from the coding sequence ATGGCGAAGAAGGATTCGGCGAAGAAGGCAGCCGTTCCTGCCACCATCACGCTGAAGCACCTCGCCGCCGATATCGCGGAGAGCCAGGACCTGTCCAAGAAGCACGCCGAGGCCGTCCTGACCGACATGGTCGATCTGATCACCAAGCACCTGAAGAAGGGCGACCGGGTCCGCATCGTCGGGCTCGGCATCCTCCAGGTCCGCAAGCGTGCCGCCCGCACCGGCCGCAATCCCGCCACCGGCGAAGCCATCCACATCAAGGCCAGCAAGAAGGTCGCGTTCCGCCCGGTGAAGGAACTCAAAGAGGCGATTTAA
- a CDS encoding FixH family protein, translated as MTTSNLARAAVAALIAAAFATAARAEIKNYEFQLVQPTVKAGADRVVTVRLVDKITGKTVPDAVVFASRLDMAPDGMQEMATKVTPVPGSEPGTYRFKATFGMAGRWQLSLGAKVQGETGTVDNKLVVTAEQ; from the coding sequence ATGACAACGTCCAACCTCGCGCGCGCCGCCGTGGCCGCGCTGATCGCCGCCGCGTTCGCGACTGCCGCGCGCGCCGAGATCAAGAACTACGAATTCCAGCTGGTGCAACCGACCGTCAAGGCCGGCGCCGATCGCGTCGTGACGGTGCGCCTGGTCGACAAGATCACCGGCAAGACGGTGCCCGACGCCGTGGTGTTCGCCAGCCGGCTCGACATGGCGCCCGACGGCATGCAGGAGATGGCCACCAAGGTGACGCCGGTGCCGGGCAGCGAGCCCGGCACCTACCGTTTCAAGGCGACCTTCGGCATGGCCGGCCGCTGGCAGTTGTCGCTCGGCGCCAAGGTGCAGGGCGAAACCGGTACGGTTGACAACAAGCTCGTCGTCACGGCCGAGCAATGA
- the pepT gene encoding peptidase T, with product MSSLTFSHTVTERFLRYVTIDTQSDPDSPHSPSTEKQKDLGRVLAAELKAMGVADAHLDDYGYVYGTIPANTDKKVPVICFCSHMDTSPDVTGKDVKPQMVKNYRGGDIVLPGDTSQVIRFTEHPALKNQIGNDIITTDGTTLLGADNKAGVAEIMDAAHFFINNPDVKHGTIKILFTPDEEIGRGVDNVDLKKLGADFGYTMDGESAGCVEDETFSADGATITINGVSAHPGYAKGKMEHAIKIAAAIVERLPREGCSPETTSGKQGFLHPIGIEGALEQASLSFIVRDFTEEGLKEKEDLLEGIVKDVMKDYPRSTYTLEIREQYRNMKQVIDRHPHVLEYAIEAIRRAGLRPMRTAIRGGTDGSRLSFMGLPCPNIFAGEHAFHSRLEWVSRQDMEKAVQTIVHLAMIWEEKA from the coding sequence ATGTCCTCCCTCACCTTTTCGCACACCGTGACCGAGCGCTTCCTGCGCTACGTCACCATCGATACCCAGTCCGATCCGGATTCCCCTCACTCGCCCTCGACCGAGAAGCAGAAGGATCTCGGCCGCGTGCTCGCCGCCGAGCTAAAGGCCATGGGCGTCGCCGACGCCCATCTCGACGATTACGGCTATGTCTACGGCACCATCCCGGCCAACACCGACAAGAAGGTGCCGGTGATCTGCTTCTGCTCGCACATGGACACCTCGCCCGACGTCACCGGCAAGGACGTCAAGCCGCAAATGGTGAAGAACTATCGCGGCGGCGATATCGTGCTGCCGGGCGACACCAGCCAGGTGATCCGCTTCACCGAGCATCCGGCGCTGAAGAATCAGATCGGCAACGACATCATCACCACGGACGGCACCACGCTGCTCGGCGCCGACAACAAGGCCGGCGTCGCAGAGATCATGGATGCCGCGCATTTCTTCATCAACAATCCCGACGTGAAGCACGGCACCATCAAGATCCTGTTCACCCCGGACGAGGAGATCGGTCGCGGCGTCGACAATGTCGATCTGAAGAAGCTGGGCGCCGACTTCGGCTACACCATGGACGGCGAGAGCGCGGGCTGCGTCGAGGACGAGACCTTCTCGGCCGATGGCGCCACCATCACCATCAACGGCGTCAGCGCCCATCCCGGCTACGCCAAGGGCAAGATGGAGCACGCGATCAAGATCGCGGCCGCCATCGTCGAGCGTCTGCCTAGGGAAGGCTGCTCGCCGGAGACGACGTCGGGCAAGCAGGGCTTTCTGCATCCGATCGGGATCGAGGGCGCGCTGGAGCAGGCGAGCCTCTCCTTCATCGTCCGCGACTTCACCGAGGAAGGGCTGAAGGAGAAAGAGGACTTGCTCGAGGGCATCGTCAAGGACGTGATGAAGGACTATCCGCGCTCGACCTACACGCTCGAGATCAGGGAGCAGTACCGCAACATGAAGCAGGTGATCGACCGTCACCCGCACGTCCTCGAATACGCCATCGAGGCGATTCGGCGGGCCGGTCTCCGGCCGATGCGCACCGCAATCCGCGGCGGCACCGACGGCTCGCGCCTGTCCTTCATGGGCCTGCCCTGCCCCAACATCTTCGCCGGCGAGCACGCCTTCCACTCGCGCCTCGAATGGGTCAGCCGGCAGGACATGGAGAAGGCGGTACAGACCATCGTACACCTTGCGATGATCTGGGAGGAGAAGGCGTAG
- a CDS encoding FkbM family methyltransferase: MQAADFSATLQNLFAKGVRYGTVIDLGCADGHFVLNHLSRLGGAVPLNIDANRIYEDSLKAIKEVLGGHYRICAITDHEGEIEITESVHPYWSSVRPTGDLYWARLNDLIKGKVKVPATTLDALVKELSLEPPFLLKLDVQGAEKAALKGARYVLENCSVVVCEADIDDFQDINATLLGAGFFLYDLTTLQRLRDGTLGWFYPVYVSGKLAHLKPQAFWDAGDNAAVIEVQEVRRKMILEQNRKILNRLRYGQADAGRNDPCPCGSGQKFKHCCGSYRAD; encoded by the coding sequence ATGCAGGCAGCCGATTTCAGCGCAACGCTGCAAAATTTGTTCGCCAAAGGCGTGCGCTACGGGACTGTGATCGACCTTGGCTGTGCAGATGGGCATTTCGTCCTTAACCACCTGTCACGCCTCGGTGGTGCGGTGCCGCTCAACATTGATGCCAACCGGATCTATGAGGACTCCCTGAAGGCCATCAAGGAGGTGCTTGGCGGGCACTATCGCATCTGCGCCATCACCGACCATGAGGGTGAGATCGAGATCACCGAGTCGGTCCATCCCTACTGGTCGTCTGTGCGCCCGACAGGCGATCTCTACTGGGCGCGGCTCAACGATCTGATCAAGGGCAAGGTCAAGGTGCCGGCGACGACACTCGATGCGCTGGTCAAGGAACTGTCGCTCGAGCCGCCGTTCCTGCTCAAGCTCGACGTCCAGGGCGCGGAAAAGGCCGCGCTGAAGGGCGCACGTTACGTGCTCGAAAATTGCAGCGTCGTCGTGTGCGAGGCCGACATCGACGACTTCCAGGACATCAACGCGACGCTGCTGGGGGCAGGTTTCTTCCTCTACGACCTGACGACGCTGCAGCGCCTGCGCGACGGAACGCTCGGCTGGTTTTACCCCGTCTATGTCAGCGGCAAGCTCGCCCATCTGAAGCCGCAGGCATTCTGGGATGCCGGCGACAATGCGGCGGTCATCGAGGTGCAGGAGGTGCGCCGCAAGATGATCCTCGAACAGAACAGGAAGATATTGAACCGGCTGCGTTACGGGCAGGCCGATGCCGGCCGCAACGATCCCTGTCCCTGCGGCTCGGGGCAGAAATTCAAGCATTGCTGCGGCAGCTACCGGGCCGACTGA